aactctGTGACCCATTTAATAAGCCGGCCTGCTACTTCTACATTGGTTAATgctcttcccatggtgctattggttaAGACTGTGACTTGATGTGATAAAAAGTAAGGTCGTAACTGCCGAGCCATAAGAACCAATCTGTAAACCAACTTTTCGAGTGTCGTGTATCGGGACTCGGCTCCTTTCAACAAATggctgaagaaatacactggccgttgtacattgtcatgTTCTTTAATGAGCATAGCCCCCACAgcctcaggggtggctgacaagtaAACCCATAAGGGTTCTCCTACAACTGGCTTAAAGAGGGAGGGAAGAGTCTCCAGATacttcttcaactcttcaaaaaccttagtgcattcttcatcccactggaacttggagGCCTTCCTTAATTAACACCTTGAAAAAAGGAGCGGCCCGGTCcgcagatctggagatgaatcttgacagggctgttattctgccgaccagcttctTGGTTTGTTTTAAATTCTGAGGGGGCTGCATATCCTTGAGCACTTGAAATTTTTCTGGATTGCCTTATATTCCTCGCTCAGTCACCAGgtaacccaagaattttcctcctttagccCCGAATAAGCATTTTAAGGGATTGAGCTTCAGCCCATACTGTCGAAGTGTCCGACACGTTTCCTCCACATCTTTGATCAAGTTTGCAGCCAgcggggatttgatgagtatatcgtctacatagacctccacgtTTCACCCGATTTGCTCCcagaagattttatccatcatccGCTAGTATGTGGCTCCAGCGTTCCTGAGGtcaaagggcatgacagtataacagaaagtaccgtcagccgtaataaaactaaccttctcttgatcttcccgggctagaggtatctgatgatacccctggtaGGCGTCCAACATACATATTCTTTCGCATCTGGCTGTGgaatccaccatttgatcaatccggggcagaggatagcagTCTTTGGGGCTGGCCCTGTTGAGGTTCCGGAAGTCAAtacatactctccacttattgttggacTTCTTTACCAAGACTACATTGAAGAGCCAAGATGGGAACTGAACCTCCCGAACATGTCCTGCTTTTTTGAGCTGATCTACCTcggctcttattattttattctggtcagctgagaaatttcttttcttttgcttcacgAGCCGGGAGTCAGGTAACAGATGCAACTTGTGCTCAGCCACTTTTGACTTGACCCCAGGAAGTTCCTCAATAGACCAGGCAAAGACATCTCGATTACGGATTAAACACTGAATTAATTCTTCTTTGAGGGTAGGAGGAAGGTCGCTCGCCACCCGGGTCAGACTTTCAAGTCGATCAGCGTGTAGTTGTACTTCttcccaagggatgggctcctcagctATAGGAAGAGGCTCTTCTTGAACGACATGGACACCTCCATCTTGCATCCTTTGATGTTTTCAAGCTTCAACTCGGACCATGtcaatatagcaccgccgagaaaTCTTTTGTTCTCCtctaacttccccgacctgctcgcctACAGGAAACTTGATTTTTTAGTGAAAGGTCGAGACAGCAGCCTAAATTCATGCAGGGCGGGCCTCCCTAGGATAACATTATAGGAAGAAGGGGAGTCTACTACTATAAACGTGCTCCTCCTTGTGCACACCAGTGGCTCGGTGCCCAAAGATATAGCCAGCTTAATCTGGCCCATAGGCTTCACTTCATTGCCAGTAAATCCATATAAAGTTGTAACCACTGGCTGAAGTTCAGCGGCATCAATCTGCATTTCTTCAAATGCAGTCCTGAatagaatgttgaccgagctcccggtatcgaCAAAAACCCGAGCCACTCAGCTATTGGCAATGATGGCTTTGATGATGAGCGCATCGTCATGAGGCAACTCCAGACCCTCCAGATCTGCTGGCCCGAAGCTAAGGACAGGGCCAGCAGCTTGCTCCTGACTGCATCCGACGGCATGAACCTCCAATTGCCGAACATGAGACTTACGTGCTCTCCCTGAATCTCCGTCAGTCGGCCCTCTAGAGATCATACTGATCTCTCTAACTGCTGTGTTACCTCTATTTTCGACCTCCCGTGATCCTTCTGGCTCTTTTCCCCGGCCAGGTTGATGAGTGCTGGGCCTTGCAAGGTCAGGACGAGATGATCCGGCCTGTCCTGCCACCCTTTGTTCTTCCATCATCTTGATCAACTGAGGAGCTATCTCAGGCGGGGGAAACCCATCTCGACGGCTCGTTTAGAGTCTCGAGAAAACTGAAAACAACGGTTAGCATCATGTGTACGGGATCTATGATAGGTACAGTACCGATTATTCCATGGCCCTGGTCGGGGGATATGTACAGCAGCCACTCGAGGGGCAGGTCGAATTTCTGGCCCGGGATGAAAGGCAGGTCTGGCTTCTCGGATTCGCGGTAGAGGTTGAGGGGGTGGTTGAGGCGCTCTTCTTTCTTGCTTGTTGGTGGAAGGAAGTGGTCTTTCGGCCTTCTTTCGAGCTGTTTGTGCTTCCTCCACCTTTATGAAGGAAGCaactttttccaccatctcatcaaaattccgagcaggatttttgatgagatctctgaagaacTCTCCCTCTCCCAATCCATGAGAGAAAGCGCTCATCAGAATCTCCGAAGTGGCAGTAGGGACAtcttgagccacttgattaaagcgaTTGATATAACTTCTCAGGGGCTCAGTTGACCCCTGCTTTAGAGCGGAAAGGCAATGATCTGTCTTCTGATATTTCTTACTGCTAGCAAATCGGCGCAGAAAAGTCGTTTTGAAGTCCAGAAAACAGGTGATGGACCCTTGAGGCAACCCATCGAACCATTTTAAGGCTGAACCAGATAAAGTATTCAGGAAAACTCTGCATTTGACAGCATCACTATATTGGTGCAACAGGGCTGCGTTTTTGAATTTTCTCAAGTGCTCTTCCGGATCCTTGCTCCCGTCATATTCTCCGATCGACGGGGCTCTATAACCTTTAGgcagtttttatttaaaatcctGGCCGAGAAAGGTACTTTCTCGTCTGGATCTTCGAGGAACACTTCAGGTATGACAAGTGCCTTTCCCTTCTTTGAATCCCGCGGCTGTGAACTCTCAGCCACAGATGCTTGAGGTTGCTCCTTCTTAAGGCTTTGTGCTTGTGGCTCTAGCTGATAATATCCTATGCTAGGCTCACAATAAGGATGTTGAGGAAATACCTCAGGCTGCTTTCTTTTGGAATCCCGATCTGAAACAGGGAGGGGCTCCTTAGAAGCTTTAACAGGGGCTTGTCGCGGTCGTGAAACAGTTGCCTGTCTTTCCGAGGCTGCCAACCTTTTGGCCTCCTTGAATAGCTCGTATTCTCCAGCGGTCATAGTGACATGAAtgcggccagactcctccatcaTCACGTTCCGGAtcaggttgttgtgttcccacagacggctccaaatttgatcccgtccggaagctgagtcggatgagggCGGGCCTTGTTGTGCTAAAAGTTTACGGAGAGTCGTTGAGATGCTGAATCAGCGAGGTACCCTCTGGACAGGTTCGCACGGGCGGTTCTACGGATAGAAAGGATCAGGATGATGACGCTATtgatctgcacacactcagacgagtccaccagtcgttagagaccagaaaccagggaataagtccccgggtcaggccctccgacgctcaagtcaggtactttttccccagaaatcacagagaaagcacgaaaagtaaaagactggtATGAAAAtaacgagtgagcgtacctgcataagggacaaagcatccctttttatactgcaactgaggcttctggaacctagtgaatgtcagggaatgtcagaTGTCAGGCTCTGTCTGGTGGTGGTCGACACGTGGCTGTCTCTTATAGGCTGGCGGAGGAACCAAGAAGGGTATGATCCTCCCCCCGTTAGAATATTCCCAgacatgtgatgattgttctctgacaggtggttacgattccttgcagTTCTATTTGTCATGTAGTGTCTGGTCTCCTGACCCACCTTCGTCTGCGTCATTCGAAGcatgtacatcccgacctgcacgctgggcctaattcccgacccgcatctgtccgctgttatccatggtatgaacgtcccgacttgcacgctgggtcggttccccgacctgcatctgtccgctattatccatggtatgagcgtcccgacctgcacgctgggtcggttcCCCGACCTGCATTTGTTCGTTGTTATCCTTATCCATGGTATGAGCGTCCCgatctgcacgctgggtctgattcccgacccgcatctgtttGCTTTCATCCAAGGCATGAGCGTTCCGACccgcacgctgggtctgtccgccgacccgCACGTTGGGTCTTTCCGCCGACCCGCATCTGTTTGCATTCATCCAAGGCATgagcgttccgacctgtacgctgggTTTGATTCCCGACCCGCCTATGTTTGCTTTCATCCAAGGCAtgagcgttccgacctgcacgcttggTCTGATTCCCGACCTGCATCTGTTTGCTTTATTCTAGGGCATGAGCGTTCCGACCCgcacgctgggtctgtaagcAGACCTGCCGGTATTCTTCATCTATAGCTATATGTGACCCATGAACCCCTTTACTACTTACTATCAGGGCTAAGCCACTTCTGACTCTCTTGACCTCCTCGTCAGCTGGACTATTGACCGACCACGTTGGCCtgacttctgaccttcttgaCCTCCTCGTCAGCTAGACTGTTGACTAGTCACGTTGGCctgacttctgaccctcttgaCCTCCTCGTCAGCCGGACTGTTGACCGGTCATGTTGGCCTGACTTTGACCCTCTTGACCTCTTCGTCAGCTGGACTGTTGACCGGCCACGTTGACCTGGCTTTAAGCCACATCATCTTATCGACCCCATAAAATACGCACCGTATCAATAATGATTCTTTAGTTTTCCATTTTTCCCTTAGCTTCTTTTATTGATTTGGAATCCAAAAAAACGTAGAGTAACAACAACGAATACATCATGCAGATGATTTATtggcaattaattaattaattaattaagcgaGTGAGTGAGGGTTGGTTGAGAAAGTGAAAGTTGCTAATTGTTGTTGTCCGTCCATTGTTGAGCTTGGAGCCGGTCAACGAGGCGTTTGTCCACCTGAAAAGCCTTGGCGAGCACATCATCGGAAATGGGCGGCGTCGAGCCGAACACAGCCTTGGCAATGGTAATGACGCCCGGGTTTTGACTGCTGAGACCGGCGAGCGCAACGGCATTGTATTTGCCCGTGTTGAGTTGGAAGTGGATGAGGCCTTGGGGGAACACAAAGACGTCACCCTTCTTCAAATTCTTAGTGAAGAGGCGGTTGGTTTGGCCGATGTTGGACGTCACAAAGCCGACGTAGAGCTCTCCTTCTAGCACGACGAGGATCTCAGTGGCGCGAGGGTGGGTGTGGGGAGGGTTGAGCCCATTAGGCGCGAAGTCTATGCGAGCCAAGGAGATGCCGAGGGTGTTCAGCCCGGGGATCTTATTCAGGTTGACGGCGGTGACGTTGGAGCGGACATTGTTGACGGTGTTGCCGGGCTTGTCGAGGCCAGAAGTGTAGAAGTCGTCGGCTGTGACGTCGTTCATGTTCTTGCATACGGCGCCGTTGACGAACACTGCAAAAAGGTAAGGTCCGATTGGTAaacatatgcatgcatgcatgcgtACTGGAAAATGGAAATGAAAGCGCTTAGTTTGCTTGTTGGCGGGGGAGGAGGAGTAAAGCTATATGCACCTTTGGAGCTATCATCTGCGACGCAGAAGTCCTGAAGGGGACTAGGATCTGAAGCCAATACAGCAAGAGCGAAAGCCAAGGCGAGGAGTGCGACGAGGAGCAGTTTCATAGCCATGTCTTTGATTAATTGTATCACTGAGCTGAGCAATGGTATATTGGTATTGCTATGCATGCATTAATAggtttatatagaaaagaagtaGGCTTGAAAGTTGAAACATTCTTCGCCCTGCCCTGCTCTGCTCTGCTCTGCTTTCATTTGGTAGCGTGCGTGAGAAGAGAGATCATGAAATGGTAAACTAAAAGCGCATGACATGCTCAGTCTTCACCTGCTCCTTAATCATCAGAGTAATTAACTACTTGGTCTTATCTTATTACTTGAccaattaaaagtttaattttcgCCTGAGAATTTGACCATATCATATGGTGCTACCTACCAAATACAAGACATGCACAATTAATTAAAGCTAATTGACTTAGTGATCCTCTACGTCCTTTATATTAATTTACTTGGCCAACATAGAAGCAAATTAGAATGGGCAACACTATATAATTAATGCGTTTATCAtcgtattaattaattgattatattGGCTTGTACTTAACTAATCCACGTTCCCATTAATGCTCATATTTGAATTATACATTTATAATAAGTCAAAGTCAAAGTAAGGAAAGATTAGTTCAAACCTTCTAGTCTGGTAGTCTATATATATATCCCTTTCCTCTAACCTATTCGCATATCATTCATTGCAGCTAGCAACCAACCGTCGTTTCTACTCTTTTATACATTAATCTCCTAAACAAATTAATTAGCTAAGATGATGGCTAAAATTCTTATGGTTATTGCTGCTCTCCTTGCTTTGCAATTGGCTACCTCTCGTGTAGTATGGGCATCTGATCCTAGTCCACTTCAAGACTTTTGTGTCGCCGATAACAGCTCCAAAGGTTTATATACATAACTTCTTCTCCCTTAGCTTAGCTTAGCTTGGTTGATTTAATTTAGAGCGGCTTGTCTAATTACATGCATCTTATTTATTCATTGGTTCCTTGATTTACAGTGTTTGTCAATGGATTCGTTTGCAAGAGCATGGATGACGTGAAAGCCGAAGACTTCTTCACCTATGGCCTCGACAAGCCCGGCAACACCATAAACAAGCTAGGCTCCAACGTCCGTGCAGTCAATGTGAATACAATTCCTGGGCTCAACACGCTCGGCATCTCCATGGCTCGCATCGACTTCGCCCCTCGCGGACTCAACCCACCCCACACTCACCCTCGCGCCACTGAGATCCTCACCATGCTAGAAGGAGAGCTCTATGTTGGCTTTGTGACATCCAACATCGGCCAAACCAACCGTCTTTTCACCAAGATTCTGAAGAAGGGCGATGTGTTTGTGTTCCCTCAAGGCCTTGTCCACTTCCAATTCAACCGTGGCCATACAAGAGTTATTGCAATCGCTACTCTAAGTAGCCAAAACCCCGGTACCATAACCGTTGCAAATACAGTTTTTGGCTCAAAACCCTCCATATCCGATGAAGTTCTCGCTAAGGCTTTCCAAGTGGATCGGAAGATTGTTGACCGACTCCAAGCTCAATTCTGAATGGATAACAACAATTAGATATATAGGAGAcgtttgtatatcatatatattATCAATATTATCATTACTATGCATGGGTTATTATAACCAGTATAATTGACTTACTTAATAAAGTAATTTGTCATGTAACCAtttaatttatttcaataataaagatcatgaggatgatgatgatgatgatgatgatgatgagatattttatttgaataatgATATAATATGAGATCCATTTTGTTTGAAACCTAGGTTTAATCATGCTAACAAAGACAAAAGCGTCAAATATATAAATTATGGTGTTTAATTGTAccttttaaattacaaattaagctGCAATTATATATATGATTGAAATAGATTTAATTAATCAATGTAAAAGTTTATGCATGGTATATCCGCCCAACCTTTTTTTCTCAACATACCTAGCTTTGTGGACATGCTCACTTCAACTAAGATTTTCATAACACATCTAGCTTGTTTGATTTTTTATATGTACTATCGATGTGATTTGTCCATCCCTCTAATTATATGCCTAACTCAATTGGCTTTCTTGAATCGTCTTGGACATAATTAGTCAATCGAATTTGCCTTGACTAATCTTTTTGAGTCACCTAGCACACGACGATGCGATAATTTCATTTAGCTTGTTCTACATGCTTAGCTTGATTGGCACCATTGCCTACTACTAGCCTGATTGACATGCTTAATTAGCTTAGCTAACCCACTTGGTCCTCTCATATAGTTATATTTATTCGTGGGCTATAAATGTTATATTAACGTTGTTATAAcccaaaattgaaataaaaaataaaatcaaaattcaaacatttatcaTACCATGATCAACCCTTAGCAACACACTTGAGCAAAACTATCAGCACCACATTCCTCAAACAATTATCATACCTTGTTCAACCGTCATACCATTTATGTGGCTTTTAAATCAATAGAATCTATAGCAatcacataaaactataagtttAGATAACTAAGAGATGGTTCTTCCTATTGCATCCTCAAGAACAACATTTCATCATCTTAGCCATTGACACTACATCTCTGATGTTCAAAAGAGATTGAAGACCAACTAATATTACATTATAATCCCTAAAGCAGACAATGACTATGTCATAAGCACACTAGCAAAAAACAGATAAAAAGGTCATAATAGCTTGTTCTcaccttaattatttttcaaacatagaGATGTGTGCTACATGTTCAAGGGTAAATTTAGCTCCTTCTTCCCAAGCAATGGCTTTCATGAGCATCTTCGAAACATTTATAAACAATTGTTCATTCTCAATTTCTAACACTACAGCAAAAAATTAAGATTACCAACGGAATATTCTATCATAATTTTGTTAGTGGAGTAGTTTAGGGACAAAATTATGATAGAAAATTGTTTGTCGAGAGGTGATTTGTTGAAAACGATTTTACCAATGAAATTTAGGTCCGTTGGTAAAATTTactatgaaaatttattttgtgtaGCAAATTTTCCTGATGAAGTACAATCTTTCCATCAGTAATATCAAAATGGAGTTTCTGTCGAAAAGTTCATTTTGATATTGCCGATGGGCATGTTGTTTTGGTTGAAAAACAATCGATATTTACCAATGGAATACTGATTCCgtcaataattaaaaaaaattaggaatcATTTATATTCAAGTTCTACCTTGTTTATAATTTCCATATATACAACACTACAACAAATGTATATTCAGGATCTACCCAATGGAATACTCTACTCCTCTGTTAGGATATGATATCTATCACATGTATGTAGGTATAGTTTCGTTAACATATATACACTTGCGTAGGTATACAGGAGTGTACTTATAGGTTCAAGCCTAAGTATAtatatgaaatgtgatgtaaatgtATGAGTATCAATCGGTAACTATACTATGGTCTAGTAATGTCATACAAAGAATATTCAGTGCCAGAAGCTGTTGGGTGATGGAAGGCGTATAGTCATCCTCCGAGAAATCTTCTGTTATACATGTATGAATAGCTTTTTTAACCTCCGTAATAATGATAAAAGCTTAGTAGCCTATATCATAATAAGGTTCTATTGCTTGTATATGTCATATATTAGAATATTCCTTAATGAATAGCTATTATTCTCTGACTGGTTGTtattgtaggggatcggtggccggcttaaaggggggttggatagacgacgcctCCAAATCGATTGATCTTCCTACACTTATTAGTATGCGCTGTAGAAtgtacaaaacaaacaagctaaaagaaattaaactaaagagaagaaagaatgcaaaccaagctacacgatcatttacgtggttcggagataaagctcctactccacggcgtgtccttgaggtgggcgaTCCCTAACCGtcagtggattactccccggaagacctccaggtagctcacgtagctccttgtgggtggagaaacctcaccacaacgcccaccaaggactctttacaagctagggcacaggtaaactactaatagagattaaatGCACAAGTATCAATCGGTAACTATACTATGGTCTAGTAATGTCGTACAAGGAATATTCGGTGCCAGAAGCTGTTGGGTGATGGAAGGCGTATTGTCTTCTTCCGAGAAAATCTTCCGTTATACGTGTATGAATAGTCTTTTTTAACCTCCGTAATAATGATAGAAGCTGAGTAGTCTATCTCATAATAATGTTCTATTGCTTATATATGTCAGATATTAGAATATTTCTTAATGAATAACTGTTATTCTCTAACTGGTTGTTATGATTTCCTGACAATGTTGTCTCTTGGAGGTGATCCAACCGGACCCTTATCTGATCGGCTATATGTAATAGGAGACTTACTGCTAGTATCCCAGAGTAGTTTTGATGTgtcaactaagtttagttaggtcctattgtatttgatctttgtatctaagtgtgtaggaacttaggaacacaagaagtcgagtgaaagatgtagctagtgagaagaaTGGCACGGGAAGAGAGTTGACGGAACCAGTGCATCTGAAGGACGAgatgctacagaagagtacaccagcgaacgagaaggacgtgctcagtggtccgagggacgaaaagccagGGAGAAaggctgctcgaagagaaggtcGTAGTTGGATTCAGGTGGCCTCAACTCCGGTTAGCCAAAGAATCACCTATGTGAAGAACTACGTGAAGAGATCAACTTTTCAGCTGAGTTACCTTgtaaaaggcgccttccatggctggaaggcgtcTTAGATGAATAGTGTGAAGGCGTCTTCCAACCTATTAAAGGTGTCTTCCCTAGCTATtagccgaagataaaattttatcttcggcgATAAGATTTGCcacgctggaggtgccttccacccTATTGAAGGCACCATTTAGCTTCGGATGAaattttctaggggctataaaaagacctctgaAGTTAGGAATAATtcaacaacttgaacaacaagtATTGTGCACTTTCCTAGTCTTTCTTTTGAGTTACCAACTTCTGTAAGAGGCGTCTCCACCTGAAACAAAGGAGAATTCTAGTGGAGTTTTCTTCAAcgcattggattaacaaccacctaggttgtaaccaagtaaataaaaTTATTCACTTACTCTCTTTTActtagttattcaattaatttattattaatattgtgctaatctaatctaatcaaaggaTCGAGAAAGGGTTTTTTTTAAGGCAATTCACTCGCCTCTTGCTAGCTCTGCTGCACCAACACTAACAAGGATGGGGAACTGAGTCCATTCAGTTTGACCGAcaatcatgagtgcattaatctccctgtgtttaagatattgaatgtccactaattaaatgagttactaataactcaattaatatctagctccaagagtcgTACCACTGAACTTTATTGTCAtgctggactaggtccacctgcagggtttacatgacaatccttatgagctcctcaaaggggcatcatcaacctagattactaggacatagtttccttctataatcaacaacacaccatataaataatactatttcccaacttatcgggcctattgatttaatgaactaaatctcactcattgataaattaaagaaatatatactaagtatatgtgcttgttattatatcaagattaagagtacacacatccataataacagagattttgttcttttatgtagtcagtataaaaaaaataacctcaaatgatcctgctcaatacacacaaagtgtactagtgtaattttatagttaagataaagtaATACCAAATTACTCTaaaaccattccaatggtttgtcccattccatcttagttgtgagctactatttataatttataaggaactgataacatgatcttctgtgtggtaccacacaccatgttatctataatataaattaaatggacaactacatttaacataaatgtagacatttgactaatgtgattcttaaataaatgtttacaaaaatctaggcttttagtttaCATCCTaacagaaggttgctc
This region of Zingiber officinale cultivar Zhangliang chromosome 9A, Zo_v1.1, whole genome shotgun sequence genomic DNA includes:
- the LOC122018640 gene encoding putative germin-like protein 2-1; translation: MMAKILMVIAALLALQLATSRVVWASDPSPLQDFCVADNSSKVFVNGFVCKSMDDVKAEDFFTYGLDKPGNTINKLGSNVRAVNVNTIPGLNTLGISMARIDFAPRGLNPPHTHPRATEILTMLEGELYVGFVTSNIGQTNRLFTKILKKGDVFVFPQGLVHFQFNRGHTRVIAIATLSSQNPGTITVANTVFGSKPSISDEVLAKAFQVDRKIVDRLQAQF
- the LOC122019181 gene encoding uncharacterized protein LOC122019181; this encodes MEESGRIHVTMTAGEYELFKEAKRLAASERQATVSRPRQAPVKASKEPLPVSDRDSKRKQPEVFPQHPYCEPSIGYYQLEPQAQSLKKEQPQASVAESSQPRDSKKGKALVIPEVFLEDPDEKVEEAQTARKKAERPLPSTNKQERRAPQPPPQPLPRIREARPAFHPGPEIRPAPRVAAVHIPRPGPWNNRRRDGFPPPEIAPQLIKMMEEQRVAGQAGSSRPDLARPSTHQPGRGKEPEGSREVENRGNTAVREISMISRGPTDGDSGRARKSHVRQLEVHAVGCSQEQAAGPVLSFGPADLEGLELPHDDALIIKAIIANS
- the LOC122018639 gene encoding putative germin-like protein 2-1, with amino-acid sequence MHSNTNIPLLSSVIQLIKDMAMKLLLVALLALAFALAVLASDPSPLQDFCVADDSSKVFVNGAVCKNMNDVTADDFYTSGLDKPGNTVNNVRSNVTAVNLNKIPGLNTLGISLARIDFAPNGLNPPHTHPRATEILVVLEGELYVGFVTSNIGQTNRLFTKNLKKGDVFVFPQGLIHFQLNTGKYNAVALAGLSSQNPGVITIAKAVFGSTPPISDDVLAKAFQVDKRLVDRLQAQQWTDNNN